The genomic interval TATACTAACCAGTTAAGAGGTTGATAGAAACCAAATATCCCTAACTTATTGAATATCAACGTAGAATAAATGTTGCTAAGAAAAAAAAGGACAATGGAGGACAAAAAGGTAATTAACGGATTCTTTATGACAACAAGTTTAATTAGTGGAAATAATAAGTATAGAAAAATCAATATTACCAAGAAGTATACATGGTATATGGTATTACCATATATTAAACCATTTAGTAATCTGTAAAAAGATTCCCCGAGACTTTCAACAGTAGGATGATAGAATTTATATATAAGGAAATAAAACACACTCCAAAATACATAGGGTAATACAATTTTAGGTAACCTCTTCTTTTGAAAAATTAAGTAATTAGTTTGTTTTCCTGATTCAGATGCCATTAAGCCAAATCCCGATAACATTATAAAAATAGGAACTGCAAATGACATTGAACTATTCCAAACTGCTGCTATAGATTCAGATGTCACATATCCTGCCGATACATGTATACCAATGACACTCAAAGTAACTATAAATCTAACTAGATCAATTTCATTTATTCGTACTCCCAAGCAGTCCCTCTCCTATCAATTTGTATTGAACCTGAAATTCAAAATAAATCCTCAAACAAAAGGAATAGGGCCTCGCATCATTAATAGAATGATGTTTGCAAATACAACATCATCCTAATAAAGGAGCACCTTTAGATGAATACTAATCTACCCCCAAATCTGATGTAAGAAACGACTGCTATTTTGCATTTCTAAAGCTTACTACTGTATACTTTCGAAATTCAGCTTGAAGATTGCATTTAAGATAATGATAACAGCTAGAGTATTATTATAGTAAACCAACTACAAAAAATATTTTAAATACAAGCATTTTCAATAAAGCCAACTTAGAATAGTATAGATCATGTATGCTTTCATTTTTCGTGATAGTTTAACAACGAATACAAAGTCCTCTAAATAGCGTTAAAAACTCCTAATGATAGACCTTAACTTTATTAAAATAAAACTAAATATAGGAAATTGCAAATAGAATATCCACCATAAATTCCTACTTAATCCTTGGCTAGGAAAATGAAGTTTAGTATATAACATACTTAAGGAGCAATTAAAATACTTTATTTTTCCTGACAATCTATAAATTTTTGATAGCTGTTCAGAACTTACTTTAAATTCATTATTGCTAATATGTTTGGCGTATGATAATAATTGCGTTTCCTTTTCAATTAGAAATGCACTTCTAAGTTGAAGAAAATCGTTATATTTTTTTGATTCATATAATTTATTTTTATTAACGATACCAATATAATTATTTTGATGTTGACGGTACATTAGTAAAGATTCATCAATAAAATCAATTCCATCTGACGTGGATGCCGCTAAAGCTAACCACGAATCATGCATTTCCACGTGATTTGGGAATGGTAGAACTAAGTTTTTTAACTCTCTCCTTGCTATAATTGTACAACCAGTCACAATATTTAGACTCAATAACAATCTCCATTGTTCCCCTTTTATTGGTTTAATCTTCTTTCTTCTCCAATACGAATCTGCTTGAGTTACTAACTGAGAATTCACGATTTCTAGATCAGAATACATTAATAATACTTCGTTATTTGAAATTGCTGTTAAAGATTTTTCAATTTTATTAGGATACCAAACATCATCTTGATCGCATAACATAAAATGTTTAGAATTTGAAAGACCTATTAACTTTTCAAAGTTTTTGATAACTCCAATATTAGAACTATTAGTTTGATATATTATTCTACTGTCTAATTTTGAATAATGTTGAATGATCTCTAAAGTATTATCATTAGAACAATCATCTGAAATAATTAATTTAAAACTTTTATATGTTTGATTCAATATTGATTCTATTTGTTCAGCTATATATTTTTCACCATTATAAGTAGCCATTAGTACATCAACATTATTCTCATCCACTTTACACAACTTCATTGTCCCTCCTTACTTTTAAGGATTTTCATGAGGTAATGAGGTAATTTAATAATTAATCCCACTTTAATCGTGCTTTAAAATGTTTTGACAAAGAAGATATGAAATCTTTGTAATGTTTAACAGATATATATATCATATATGAACCAAGCAAGATGAAGATCGGCATGATAAAAAAACCATATCTATCATTAACGATAAATACATTTGAAACTGCTATATACATGATTATCATTAAAGAAAGACAGAACACACTTCCTCTTTTTCTAAAGATAACGGTTGCGAATATTGCAGAGATGATTGTCATGTAGTGATATAAATATATTGGTTTAACAAAGAATGAATTGTTATTCATATATAATGAGATAGCTGATGGCCTTTGGAACAAATATATCGTTTTACCGAATACATACCAACTTATCCACAATGCTGGATGACTACGGAATCCTTCTTCTATGCGCAAATGTGCCGCTTCTTTTTGAGAAATTCCCATTTCATTTGCTTTGTTCATCATTTCACCATAATCCTCTAATTCGAATGGGTTAGTACCCGCAAATAAAGGATTTTCTTGACTTGAAAATAGAATAAACTCATTAAGTACTATCAAATTTCTCACTACCCAGGGTGCAATAATTAATATGGGCCCAATCAACCAAAGAATAGCTATTCTCAAACTGTTTTTAACACTATTATTATATACAATAATACCTATACCAATTAATACAAGTGGAGCAGGACTTGGTCTAAACATAAGCAATATTGAGAAGATTATTCCAAACAGAATGTGATATTTAGCATTATTTTTCTTAATTGCTAAAACAAACAAGAGTAACGATAAACAAAACAAAAAAATAGCAGGAATTTCCGTTAACAATGCTCTAAAATAATGATACTGGGGGAAATATAACATGTATCCAAATCCAGAAAGAAATCCTACCCATATTTTCCCGAAAATATTAAAACCGATGTAAAACATTAATACTGAAGTTGCAATACTAAGTAACATATTCGCTATTTTTGCAAATAATAAATGATCACCTCCTGTTAAGTCAGCGATTCCAAATATGATTGCAAGATAAACTGGTTGACCAGGAGTTACATACGCATTCGGTGCTGTAGAAGCAAAACCAAGAAACCCTTTAGATAGAAGTTGTTCCGCTGTTATTGAGTAATAAACAGCATCAAAAGAACCATACTTAAGAACTTTATCACCATATACTTCAGTTAAAGAAGCATCATATACTTCAGGATTATTAAAACTTTGTCCAGGATTATGATATAAAAAATACATATGAAGATAGCATGATAAAAAAATCATAATCACAAAAACATATTTCACCTTACTCATAGAGTTTTGCCTCATCTCTTAAATCCCCTTCAGAACTAGCTGTTTAATCACAAAAATATTTTTGTATTATATGCTATCAAATATTCCCTTTATTATTTGCGATCTTTTTTCCCAAGTGTTCATCTCAAGAAATCTTCTTATTTCGATTCTCTTTTTTTCATCAATTATTTGACTTTCGATATTATTAATAATTCCAAATAATTCTTCGTCTGTTGAATATAAATGTATAAAGTTTTCAAATTGATTCATTTCATCATACTTAATACTGATAACTGGTTTATAAAAACTTAAATATTCATATATTTTAACTGGATTAACGGATAAAATTAAATCATTTAAAATAAATGGCATAATAAAAGCATCTGCTTTTTTAGCATACTCAGGTAATAAATGATGTTCAACAGGTCCAATAACCACTAACCTCTCATGTGTAGGTATATTGAGTTCTATGGGACCAACTAATGTAATTATTATATTCGCAAATCTATCCAATAATCTCATTATTAAATTAATATCTACCCATCGAGCAACGGTACCGATATACATAATATTTAAAAAGGAATGATCATGGGTATCTGGCAAATTCATTATGTTTTGATTAATAAATATGTTTGAGATTCCATTATTGATAACTATTGGTTCACTACGTAAATATTGCCCGTATGAATTAATTAATACTTGTTTCAAGAAATTCGATGAAACAAGAACAACACTAGATTTCATAATAAGATCGATTTCGTATTTTATATTTACATGATAATTTTCCTTATTAATATCAAAAGCCATAAAGTTATCCATACAATCATATATAACTATTTTATTATCAAGAAATCCATCTGGTATTAATTGCATTATCACTGGCGATGTAATCCATATATAGTTATACTCTTTTATTCCACTAAAACTTCTGCTATTAATACTTTTTTCTAAAAATCTTATTCCGTTCGACCTTGATGAATAAGGTAATTTATATAATTCATTAACTGTATATTCATTATAACCTTTACGTTCATTATTAATTTTGTTTTTGTGGAATACTCTGTTCACATAATATAAATCAACAGAATAATGCTTTGTCATCTCTTCAAACAAAAAATGAGGTCTTTGCTTTATCCAATTCCAATGAACATGCATTAGATACAACATTTTAGGAGGATTCAAAAATATACCCCTTATGAAATTATTTTTTTGAATTCAATCATAAATTCGTCTTGAAGCATTAACGAATACTTTTCTACTATTCCACTACTAACTTCATAGTTTTCAATGATATTAAATAATTTCCCAACAGTTTTCTCTTTACTATTTCTGTCAAATAGAAATTCATCATTATGTTTTACTAAATTACTATGAGCAACGTTATTAAATAATAAAACTGGTATTTCAAACGCCATAGCTTCTGCTACAGAAAGACCAAAACTTTCATGTAATGAAGCTGACATAAATACTCCTCTTTGAC from Paenibacillus sp. FSL K6-3182 carries:
- a CDS encoding glycosyltransferase family 2 protein — its product is MKLCKVDENNVDVLMATYNGEKYIAEQIESILNQTYKSFKLIISDDCSNDNTLEIIQHYSKLDSRIIYQTNSSNIGVIKNFEKLIGLSNSKHFMLCDQDDVWYPNKIEKSLTAISNNEVLLMYSDLEIVNSQLVTQADSYWRRKKIKPIKGEQWRLLLSLNIVTGCTIIARRELKNLVLPFPNHVEMHDSWLALAASTSDGIDFIDESLLMYRQHQNNYIGIVNKNKLYESKKYNDFLQLRSAFLIEKETQLLSYAKHISNNEFKVSSEQLSKIYRLSGKIKYFNCSLSMLYTKLHFPSQGLSRNLWWIFYLQFPIFSFILIKLRSIIRSF
- a CDS encoding glycosyltransferase family 39 protein produces the protein MSKVKYVFVIMIFLSCYLHMYFLYHNPGQSFNNPEVYDASLTEVYGDKVLKYGSFDAVYYSITAEQLLSKGFLGFASTAPNAYVTPGQPVYLAIIFGIADLTGGDHLLFAKIANMLLSIATSVLMFYIGFNIFGKIWVGFLSGFGYMLYFPQYHYFRALLTEIPAIFLFCLSLLLFVLAIKKNNAKYHILFGIIFSILLMFRPSPAPLVLIGIGIIVYNNSVKNSLRIAILWLIGPILIIAPWVVRNLIVLNEFILFSSQENPLFAGTNPFELEDYGEMMNKANEMGISQKEAAHLRIEEGFRSHPALWISWYVFGKTIYLFQRPSAISLYMNNNSFFVKPIYLYHYMTIISAIFATVIFRKRGSVFCLSLMIIMYIAVSNVFIVNDRYGFFIMPIFILLGSYMIYISVKHYKDFISSLSKHFKARLKWD
- a CDS encoding acyltransferase, which produces MGVRINEIDLVRFIVTLSVIGIHVSAGYVTSESIAAVWNSSMSFAVPIFIMLSGFGLMASESGKQTNYLIFQKKRLPKIVLPYVFWSVFYFLIYKFYHPTVESLGESFYRLLNGLIYGNTIYHVYFLVILIFLYLLFPLIKLVVIKNPLITFLSSIVLFFLSNIYSTLIFNKLGIFGFYQPLNWLVYLVLGMITYQRYNLIRSIIYRKEIFVMLVWLIVFMFFYQQNNVALLAQFNDLYLKAFYSIVSFFLLIGIGIQTYELNSRFKSIVAYVCKYSFLLYLMHPIVLLHKDIISIEYPDLLIVLDGLKGMTILYIATIVLTLFLAILFSKIPFTWMFGGIKRKQ